A region of Lycium barbarum isolate Lr01 chromosome 3, ASM1917538v2, whole genome shotgun sequence DNA encodes the following proteins:
- the LOC132633345 gene encoding nuclear pore complex protein NUP50A-like: MGDAENSFQPSKKRGALKEISRDNPGLDDDENEAEQETGTFKKATEEVMASRRIVKVRRSQTTSSITTPSANPFAAIRLVPPTESSVSSAVITSEVESKPEGKNDVGEATEKEKSDVNKEEKTKPEATEKEKSDVNKEEKAEPDQISKPSEDNVDESNVVKEKVEIASEPDKPESAEEKVADDEKIEVETKEGTVVEKSENDSKKDVEVEKTENEAGGEKSEKGTETASFSSFQQLSSSQNAFTGFAGTGFSGTTFSFGTISKEGSPLGFGSGSGAGSGSLFGAKIDQSPFALNLPTNGNTSLFGNSGSSIVNKGEGTGFPSKEAVTVETGEENEKAVFTADSVLFEYLDGGWKERGKGELKVNVSTTGAGKGRLVMRTKGNYRLILNASLFPEIKLANMEKRGVTFACLNSAGDGKGGLSTIALKFKDASIVEEFQAAVTEHKGTTTGSLKTPENSPKASDD, from the coding sequence ATGGGAGACGCAGAGAATTCTTTTCAACCCTCAAAGAAAAGGGGGGCTTTAAAGGAAATATCACGAGACAATCCTGGTCTCGATGATGATGAAAATGAAGCTGAGCAAGAGACTGGAACTTTCAAGAAAGCAACTGAGGAGGTGATGGCAAGTAGAAGAATTGTCAAAGTTCGTCGCAGTCAAACTACTTCATCTATAACTACACCTTCAGCTAATCCTTTTGCAGCAATTCGCTTGGTTCCTCCCACGGAGTCCAGTGTCTCCTCTGCTGTAATTACAAGTGAAGTTGAGAGTAAACCAGAAGGAAAAAATGATGTTGGTGAGGCAACTGAAAAGGAGAAAAGTGATGTGAATAAGGAAGAGAAGACAAAACCTGAGGCAACTGAAAAGGAGAAAAGTGATGTGAATAAGGAAGAGAAGGCGGAACCTGATCAAATTTCTAAGCCATCAGAAGATAATGTTGATGAATCTAATGTTGTCAAGGAGAAAGTTGAAATAGCTAGTGAGCCTGACAAACCTGAATCTGCTGAAGAGAAGGTGGCAGATGATGAGAAAATCGAGGTTGAAACCAAGGAAGGAACGGTAGTTGAGAAGAGTGAAAATGACAGTAAGAAGGATGTGGAAGTCGAGAAAACAGAAAATGAAGCGGGTGGTGAGAAAAGTGAGAAGGGTACAGAAACTGCTTCTTTTAGCTCATTCCAACAACTTTCAAGTAGCCAAAATGCTTTTACAGGATTTGCGGGCACTGGGTTCTCGGGCACTACGTTTTCATTTGGAACTATTTCAAAAGAGGGATCTCCTCTAGGTTTTGGTTCTGGATCCGGTGCTGGTTCTGGTTCTCTCTTTGGAGCAAAAATTGACCAGTCACCTTTTGCACTTAATCTTCCCACTAATGGAAATACTTCTCTGTTTGGAAACTCGGGGTCATCCATTGTGAACAAGGGTGAGGGTACTGGATTTCCTTCCAAAGAAGCGGTCACTGTCGAAACAGGGGAGGAGAATGAAAAGGCCGTGTTTACAGCTGATTCCGTGCTGTTTGAATATCTCGATGGAGGGTGGAAAGAGCGGGGGAAGGGAGAACTAAAGGTCAATGTTTCTACAACAGGGGCAGGAAAAGGTAGACTTGTTATGAGGACCAAAGGAAATTACAGGTTGATCTTGAATGCCAGCCTTTTTCCAGAAATAAAGCTCGCTAATATGGAGAAAAGAGGGGTTACTTTTGCTTGCTTGAATAGTGCTGGTGACGGAAAAGGAGGACTTTCTACAATTGCTCTGAAGTTCAAGGATGCATCCATTGTTGAAGAGTTTCAAGCTGCTGTAACGGAACATAAAGGTACTACTACTGGTTCTTTGAAGAC